The Anaerolineae bacterium genomic sequence CCCCGGTAGCAGAGCCGCTCCCCTATGGCCTCGGCCACCTCGCCAGTGGAACCGTACATGCTCCCGTAGGCCACCAGGACCCTCTTCGCGTCCTCAGCCCCTTCGCAGCTGGAGTAGACTGGCGCCACCGCGGGCACGCGAGTCCCGAGGACAACCACCCCGGCGCACCCCAGCGTGCTCACTCCGAGCGCCCCGGCCATCAACAGCAAGGCCCGCCGCCGGCTGCTGTCTAGCTCCGCCACATTGAACTCCCCTAGTGACTGTGCGAACGTGCCCGGCACAGTGGCCATGGACACGTGTATGGTGCCGACTGGCCCATTGTAGGTCGCCCCGGCCTCCTGGACAAAGATACACCGCCCTGGTCATAGTAGGAGACGTGGCGACATACAAGGCGTCCCGACACAATGGGCACGATTGCGGCCACAGGAAGAAGCTGCATAGCACCAGAGTCACGGGCAAGGGCCGGATCACCATCCCGGCGCGGGTGTGGAGGCCCCTCGGCCTCAAGGCCGGCGACCGAGTCACCTTCGTGGTCCAGGAAGGCCGGGCTTCCCTGGTGCCGCTACCACCTCGCTTATGGAACTCAGTGGCTCCCTGCCCGCCACGCGGCCCTTCCCCAGGGGGGCGTACGACGAGATGAGAACAGAGACGGCTCGGGCTCTCGGGCGGGACGTGAAGTCAGCGGATCGGTGAGGGAAGCTTACGGTGACGCGAATGTCATCGTCTGCTTCCTCAGCGATCAGCTCTCCAGTCTGGCGGAGGAGTCGGCGCGGTTGTTCCGAGAGGTGGCAGGCGGTCGGCTGCGAGTGCGCGTCTGCACCATCACTCCAGCTGAGGTGGTCTCGGTGATGGCCTCTTACTTCCGGCGGTCACTCCCAGAGGTAGCGGAGGTGGTTGCCGAGCCGATCATCCAGGACGGCATAGAGGCCGAAGAGCAGGAGGTGCTGCTGGTGGCACTGGCCCTATGCCGCGAACACGACCTTGACGTCGCTCATGCCCTGTTAGCTGCCAAGATGCCGGCTGGAAGCTGCCGAGCCATCCACAGCTTCGATCGTCACTTCGATCGGTTCGCCGGCGTTGAGCGCCTTTGGCCGGGCGCCAGCAACCTCTGACTGTCGCTGCAGCCTCCTCCTACAGGAGCAGCAGCTCTAGGCCTCCCTTGTCAGCCGGGTTCCGCGGCGCCATACTGCCGCCGGTACGGGCCGGCCCCGCGCCGGCTCTTCGCCTAGGGGAGGGGGACCATGGCCGAGCCCAGGATCACCGGCATCGAAGTCCACGAGTACGAGTACGCCTTACGCGACATCGGGCTCGACCAGAGCGGCTTCAACCTGGTCTACGTGCCCGGGAGCTCCTTCGCCCGCAAGGGCTACATCATCCGCATCCTCACCGACTCGGGCCTGGTGGGCGAGTACGCCGGGGGCCAGGCCGCCGAGTACTCCACTCTGCCCACCCTCGCCCCCTACCTCCTAGGTAAGAACGCCCTGGAGCGGGAGCGCATCTACACCGACGTCAAGCGCGCCCTGCGCCAGGTGGCCCGCATCGGCATTGCCCCCATTGACAACGCCCTATGGGACCTGGCCGGCCGGTACTTCGGCGTGCCCATCTACCGCCTGCTGGGCGGCTACAAGGACCGCTTGCCCTGCTACGCCTCCACCTACCACGGCGACGCCAACGGCGGCCTTTCCAGCCCGGAGGCCTACGCCGATTTCGCCGTGCAGTGCGGCGACATGGGCTACCCTGCCTTCAAGATCCACGGTTGGTACGGCGTTCCCATCGGCCAAGAGGTGGCCACGGTCAAGGCCGTGCGCCGGGCCGTAGGCGACGGCATGGACCTGATGCTGGATCCGGCCTGCGAGTACATCACCTTCGGGGACGCGCTCAAGGCGGGTTGGGCCTGCGACGATGCCCGCTTCTTCTGGCTGGAGGACCCCTACCGCGATGGAGGCATCTCCCAGTTCGGCCACCGCAAGCTGCGCCAGCTGATCCGGACGCCGCTCCTGATGACCGAGCATGTACGCTCCTTGGAGCCCCACATAGACTTCGCCCTGGCGGACGCCACCGACTTCGTCCGGGGTGACCCGGGCTATGACGGCATCACCGGCACCATGAAGATCGCCCACGCCGCCGAGGCCCTGGGGCTGGACATCGAGCTGCACGGCTTCGGCCCGGTCCAGCGCCAGTGCATGGCCGCCATCCGCAACACCAACTACTACGAGATGGGCCTGCTCCACCCCAAAGCCCAGGACCTGGGCGACATCCCCTTGTATCGGGACGGCTACCGCGATGCGCTGGACGCGGTGGATGGGGAGGGGTGTGTCCCGGTGCCCCAGGGGCCGGGGATGGGGGTGGGGATCAACTGGGAGTGGGTGGAGAAGCACCAAACGGGGAAGGTCGAGTACCGGTAGACCTGATCCCCCTTCCCTGAGAAGTGAGGAAGGAGAGTCGGACCTCCCTCTCCCGTGTGTGAGAGGGCGGCTCTCAGGACCCCAGGAGCGAAACCATGAACACCGTACGTTGGGCCATCGCCGGGTGCAGCGACATCGTGGAACGAAGAGTGGGAGACGCCATGCGCTCCCAGCCCAACAGCGAGATCATCGCCTTCCACTCCCGCAGCCTGGACCGGGCCCGCGCCTTCGCCGAGCGTTACGGGGCCCGCACCTACTACGACGACCTGGACCGCCTCCTAGCCGACGACTGCATTGACGTCGTCTACGTCGCCACCGAGGTGGACCGCCACGCCGACCAGGCCATCGCCGCCGCCCGGGCCGGCAAGCACGTGCTGGTGGAGAAGCCCATGGCCCTGGACGTGGACCAGTGCCGGCGCATGATCCAGGCGGCGCAGGAAAACGGAGTCCACCTGGAGGTGGCCTACTACGCCCGCTTCCTGCCCAAGTCCATCGCCATGCGCGAGATCATCGCCCAGGGACGGCTAGGGCGGGTAGTGCGGGCTGTCATCCGGGTGGTCGGCTACTATGACCCCGACCCGACCGATCCCAAGCGCTGGAGGGTGACAGGCCGAGGCGGGGGGAACATGCTGGCCGACGTGGGCAGTCACCGGCTGGACCTGTTGGCCTACCTCATGGCCGGCCGCCCGGTGGCGGTGTGCGGCTTCGCCGATCGCCTCAGCATGACCTACGAGGCGGCCGACACCGAGACCGCCCTGGTCCGGTTCGACAACGGCGCCCACGTCACCGTCCTGGCCAACGCCAATGTTCCCCATCCGGGCCGGTTCAGCAGCGTCGAGATCTACGGCACCGAGGGCTCCTTGCTCACCGACCCCTGGTCTGACGAGCCGGTGGCGGTGGCGGGGAGCGACATGGAGCCCTTGGTCGTGGAGCAGCCGGCTAACGTCCATTTCCCCCTGATAGACGACTTCGCCCGCGCCATCGCCCAGGGCCGGGCACCCCGCTTCACCGGGGTCGACGGCATGTGGGCTACGGCCGTCATCGCGGGCACGTATGAGTCGCAGCGGACAGGACGGGTAGTGAAGATCGAGGAGTAGCCGCGGAGACACAGAGCAGGGGATGGTTGACAGGTCAGGGCCGTGGGAGTGCGGCCTTGGCGCCCGGTGTAGGGGGCGGACGGCGGAACCCGACGATGAGCACTGACGTGTCTATTGCGCACACTGACGTGCCCATTGCTGAGGGCCCGTGGTCGAGGTGTGAGTGTATCCGGGCGTGAGAGGGGTTACGCGTCGAGTGCGCGCCAGTGCGGATAGGGCCGGCACCTGAGCGAGTCACACAGAGATGCGCATTCATGACGACGCGCCCTGGGACATGCTATGCTGACCCTGCATCGTATCCGCCCTCGTGGGCCATGTGGTGGTCCGGAGTGCGGGAGAGGTCCTTGAGTTGGAGGTGACGGTGGCACTCGCTGCTCCTTCTGCTCCGGTAGATTCGGGGAGTATGCCGGGGGCGGCCCCAGCGCCTCCCCACCGCTATGGCTGTGACGCCCTCGAAACCACTCTCTATGTGACCAACCTGGCCTCCATGGCGACGGCCTATGTCGCTCTGGTTGTAGTCATGACCCTGAACTACCGGGAGGCGAGGTGGGATCTCGTCATCGGGCCGGCGTTCCTTGGCCTGTCGTCCCTAGTTCTCCTGATGTGCCGGGGGCATTACCGGGTGCGCGGCATCGCCCTTATGGCGGCCATGCTGTTCTCGGTGTTCCTCGCAGATCGCTCCTCCACTCTCCCGCAGATCCAGGTGCTTTACTCGTCTGTGGTGCTACTGACCGGGCTGCTGCTGGGCGCGATTCCCGCTACGGCGGCCGCCGCTGCCGCTAGCCTCGCCACGGTCGGGGCAGGGAGTGTGTCCGCCGACTACCTGCCCTGGAATCTGGGGCTTCTCTGGCTGAGCTGCGCCACAGTCTGGGTGGCCATGGGCAGCATCCTGTCCGTCGTCAGGCACTCCGAAGAGAGCGAGGCCCGGGCCTGGCAGTTCGCTCGCCAGGCCGGCGAACGGAGGGGCGAGCTGGCCGCAGCTAGGAAGGCCCTGGCCGATGTCTACGAAGCCCTGCAGCGCACCAACCACGAGCTGGCCGTAGCCCGAGAGGAGGCCGAAGAGGCCCGCCAGATCAAGGCCCAGTTCGCGGCCAACATCAGCCACGAGTTGCGCACCCCCCTCAACCTGATCATCGGCTTCAGCGAGATGATGCATCGTTCGCCGGAGACATACGCTGGCGTACGGTGGACCCCGGCCCTCCGCGCCGACATCTACGAGATCTACCAGGCCAGTCGTCACCTGTCCGGGATGATAGACGACATCCTCGACCTCTCCCGCATCGAGTCCCAGCGGCTTCCTCTTCGCCTCGAGCCCACCGACATGTCCGAGATCATCAACGAGATGGTCGCCACCGCGCGCGGCCTGCTGCGCGGCAAGGACGTATCCCTGGAGGTGCACCTGGACTCGGAGCTTCCCCCGGTAGTGGTGGATCGGACGCGCATCGGGCAGGTTCTGCTCAACTTACTCAATAACGCCGTCCGCTTCACCGACCGCGGCACAATCGCAGTGAATGCTTCCGTCCTAGAGGGGGAGATCGTGGTCGCGGTCTCGGACACGGGCGTGGGCATCGCGCCGGAGGACATGGCGACCATCTTCGAGGAGTTCGGCCAGGCCAAGGGTAGCATCACGGGGGGACGAGGCGGGGCCGGGCTGGGTCTGGCCATCTGCAAGCAGTTCGTACATCTGCACGGTGGCCGGATCGAGGCTGAGAGCACGGTAGGTGTGGGCAGCACCTTCCGTTTCCGCCTGCCCCTGCCGGAGTCAGGGCGGGCGCGCTCGCGTCTGTCCTACTACGCACCCGAGGGATGGTCGCCTCCGGTGCCCGAGAACCCCCTGGGCAGCGCCGTCCTGGTGCTGGGGCGGCAGTCGCAGGCTGCTGCCTCTTTGGCCCGCGCCATCCAGGGCTACCGCGCCGTTCCCGTGGACGACCTCGACGAGCTTCCGGCGCGAGTCGAGGCCGATCACCCAGCCGGCCTGGTGCTGGTGAGCGATCCGCATGCACCCGACGCCTTCGAGGCTGAGGCACTCCTGTGTGCTGCCGGGCGGGCCGACATTCCCCTTATCAGGTGCCGGATACCCACCGAGCCCCCGGAAGCGCTGGTAGGCCGAAAGCTAGGGGTGGCCGGTTACCTGGTGAAGCCTGTTCATCGGGAGTCGCTGCTTGCCGCAGTGAGGGCTGCCACCCTCTGGCCGAAGCGGGTCCTGGTGGTAGACGATGACCCGGGCTTCGTGAACTTGGTACGCCGTATGCTGGAAGCCGAGTTCCGGGGGGTGCAGTTCCGCACGGCCTACTGCGCCGAGGAGGCTCTCGCCGTCCTGGCAGAGGAGAGGCCTGACCTGGTCCTGGTGGACCTCATCATGCCGGATCGTAGCGGCACCGAGGTAGTGGAAGCCGTGCGCCGGGACCCGCGTCTGGCCGAAGTGCCGGTGATCGTGACTACCGGCTCCAACTACGCTGACACCGTCGTCTCTGGCGGTCTGGGCGAGATCTCGCTGGTGAGAGGCGGCAGTCCCAGCTATGAGGAGTGGGGCCGCTACGTCAGCGCTCTGTTGGGGGCTGCGCCGCCCGACTACTCCCGCCCAGCACCTCGTGCAGGGCTCCCAGCAGTTGCCGCTGAGAGACTGGCTTCCTGAGGTAGGCCTGGGCGCCCAGTATGTGGGCCAGCTCGGGCTCGTTCAGGATAGAGCAGACAACGATAGGCACATCGGCCAGGGCGGCGTCTCTGCGCAGGCGCTGAAGGAGCTGCCAGCCATCGGTGTCGCGCATCATTACGTCCAGCACGATGGCGTCCGGAGGGTCGCCCTCGAGGGCCCGCAACGCCTGCGAGGCGTCCAGGGCCCCGGTCACTCCGAAGCCTTCGCCGGTCAGATACCGCTCGAACAGCCGGAGGAGGCGCTCGTTGTCGTCAATGAGCAGTATGCGGCGGGTCTGCTCTTCGCGGAAGGCCAGGCGTACCTCCACCAACCGGCCTTCTTCCAGGACCGTGTCCAGCTGCCCGCCCTGGGCCTGCATCAGCTCCTCCGCCGCAACCAGCCGCTCTCGCCGTTCCCGCGCCTCGACCGAATCGTCCTCAAGCAGAGGAGGCTCGAAGGCGATGACGAATGCTGCCGCCCGCTCTCCTTCTCCCCAGCTTAGCTCTATCCGCCGGGGCCGGCTGAGGAAGGAGGCGCTCAAGGCGGCGAGCAGGGCCTGTCGTGCCAGGGTGGGGTCGGCCCAGGCCCGTCGAGGCTGTCGGGGCGGCCTGACCTCCAGCCCGGCCTGCATCTCTCGCGCCAGCGCCTGAGCCGGCCCCAGCACCGCCTCCACGACGGTGGCCAGATCCAGTCGGGCCGGGAACACCCCCAGTTGTTGCACCTCTCGCTGAAGGCTGTCCACCGCGCCCTGAGAGTAAGGGGCCACTGGAGAGCTTAGCTCCGATTGCCAGCGGCGCCACAGGATCTCTGCCATGGCCAGCAGCCCCTTCTGGTGCTCGCGATGGTACTGCCGGACGCTAACGTGCAGCTCTTCTATCACCTCGGCGATGGAGAAGCCATTGACGTATCGGCGGAGGAGGACGCCGTAGGGCCGCCACTCCTTGTCGTTGGGGGATACGGTAGGAGCGGGCTTGAGTTGCTCCAGGGTGTCGAGCAGCAGGTTACGGAGGGCCCTGGCGCTATCGTTGAAGGGATCGGGCGAAAGAGCGGCGAGGCGGGCCAGGGGATGGCGCTGAAGGTGGGCGTGATCGTAGAGGTGCATCAGGGCGTTGCGCACCTGGGCCACGAAGTCGTCGGGGAGGCCCTCGGTCGCCAGAGGTCCGATGTCGGTTGTCGTCTCATCTGACATCGTCCGATCCCCATCGGCAGATTGTTGGCAGAAAGTGGGCAGAAAATGGGTTGCGACTCGAGCCCTGTATCGGTCAGTATGATTGTACCACACTGCTGGCACGCCGGTTGCGCGTCGCCTGCCTGCCCAAGGATTGTGACATGTCGGTAGATGCGACTAGCTTCGCGCGACCGAGCCGCCATCGGTACTCACCAGCGGCGCGGCGCGAGGCAGTTCAGGGCGTGCTCTGCGTACTGCCATGGGTGCTAGGCTTCCTGGCATTCACGGCGGGGCCGATGCTCGCCTCCGTCTGGCTCTCTCTTACCGACTACGAGCTTCTCAGACCCATCGCCTACATCGGCTTGGAGAACTTCGGGAGAGCCTCTCGCGATCCCCTCTTCTCGAAGAGCCTGTGGAATACCGCCTACTACACAGCTGTCTACGTGCCGCTTCACTTGCTGACAGCGCTGCTCGCGGCTCTACTGCTGAACGTGCGAACGCCAGGCATCGGCGTGTACCGGGTTATCTTCTACGTTCCCTCGATAATGCCAGCGGTCGCTAACGCCTTCTTGTGGATGTGGATCTTCAGTCCTAACTACGGTCTGGCCAATGCCGTGCTGCACACACTCGGCCTCCCGCAGCAGAAGTGGCTGTTCGACGAAGCTCTCGCTAAGCCTTGCTTCGTCATTATGGCCCTGTGGGGGCTAGGCAGCACCATGATCGTCTTCCTGGCTGGATTGCAGGGAGTAGACCCGGTCCTGTATGAGGCGTCCTCGATTGACGGAGCGACTCGATGGACTAGGCTCCGCAGCATCACGCTGCCGATGTTGACTCCGGTCGTCTTCTTCAATCTGATCGTCGGCATCATCGGCTCGTTTCAGGTATTCACTACGGCCTATATCACGACCGAAGGCGGGCCCAACAACGCCACGCTCTTCTACGTGCTCTACATCTACCGCCAAGGCTGGGACTTCGGCAAGATGGGTTACGCTTCCGCTCTGGCCTGGGTCCTATTCCTCCTAGTGCTAGTGCTTACCATAGTCCAGTTCTGGACAGCTGGCAGGTGGGTCTACTACGAGGATGAGGGCAAGGCATGAATACGGCGAAGCATCTGAGCGGCATTGCCACCGGCCTCTCTGGGCCGCAGCAGCTGGCACGTCGGAGACCGGCCAGGGCCTCCTGGGTACGGCAGACCGGCCCGCACGCTCTGTTGCAGCTGCTGCTGATCCTGATGAGCGGCATCATGCTCATTCCGTTCTTCTGGCTGCTGAGCACATCACTGAAGGTGCGTGGAACCGAGTATGTCTTCCCGCCGGTCTGGATACCCAGGCCAGCCGTCTGGAGCAACTACTACACCGCCATATTCCGGTCGGGTCTGCCCTTCACTCGTTTCCTTCTCAACACGGTCATCATCACTGTGGCCAACATGGTGGCAGTTCTTTTCGCGGCGTCGCTTGCCGGTTTCGGCTTCGCCCGAATGCGCTTCCCCGGCCGCGAGAAGCTGTTTATGCTGGTGCTGTCTACACTGATGCTCCCAGAAGTGGTCACCATGATACCTTCGTATCTTCTGTTCCGCTCGCTTGGTTGGATAGACACCTTCCTGCCGCTGATCGTGCCTACCATCCTTGGCGGCGGTGCTTTCAACGTGTTCCTTTTCCGTCAGTTCTTCCGCAGTATACCGCATGAGCTTGATGAAGCCGCTCGCATAGATGGGGCCGGGGTTCTGCACACCTACCTCAAGGTGATCATGCCCCTATCGAAGCCGGTGGTCACCACTGCGATGATCTTCACGTTCCTGGGCAACTGGAACTCCTTTATGGCGCCGCTGATCTATCTCAACTCGATCGAAAAGATGACGCTGGCAGTAGGCTTGAGAGCGTTCCAGGGGCTGCGGGGGACGGAATGGAACCTGATGATGGCGGCAGCAGCAGTGATGATGGTGCCTGTGTTTGTCGTGTTCTTCGCTGCTCAGCGCTACTTCATTCAGGGCATCGTCACCACTGGCTTTGGCGGCAGATAGAGGTTGCGGGCCGCGCGGGGCGAAACCCCGCCCGAGGATATCACAGAGGAGGTTGAGCATGGCCGTTCAAGGTGTGACCCGACGGAGGTTTCTTAAGACAGGCGCCATGCTGGTTGGAGCCAGTGTTCTCGGTGCGTGCAGCGCAATCCCCACACAGCAGCCCATCGACCAGGGGCCGGCTGTGGCAGCGACAGCCGCCCCCGAACGGGAGAAAGCGTCCGAAGGACCGCTCTTCCTGATATACGCGTCGCAGTACTCGGGACCGCCCCTCAACGCTGGTGACATCGAGTTGGTGAATCTGTTTGAGGAGGCCAACCCGGACATCAGGATCAAGCTGGCCGTGTGGCCAGGTCAGGACTTCCACGACAAGCTGCGGCTGTTGGCCACGGCCGGTGATCTGCCGGACGCTTTCAACATCGAGACCAAGCAGTATCTTGACATGGTCTACCGAGACATGATCCTGGACATCACCGAGCTCTTTAGCGCGAACTCGGGCCTAACCGAAGATGACTACTGGGCGGGCGAGTGGGAAAAGCAGTGGTTCAGAGGCAAGATGTACCTCCTGTCCCTAGACACGCAGCCCGCCGTCATCTTCTACAACAAAGACCTGTTCGATGCTAAGGGCATTCCCTATCCTCCCCGAGACTGGACGGACACGGAGTGGACCTATGAGAAGATGATCGAGACGGCCGGCGCTCTGACTGAGGGCGAGGGACCGAGCAGGGTGTGGGGCCTCGCCTGGACGCGCTTCTGGCCCTACATCTACCCCATCGCCTGGTCGCTCGGCGGCAGCATCGTGTCCGATGACAGAGCCAAGTCCACGCTAACCATGCCTGAGACCATAGCCGCACACCAGATGCGGGCTGATCTCGAACTCAAGTACCGCATCACGCCCACGCCTGACCAGGCGAGCGAGGGTACGGATCTGATGTTCAACACCAACCGCATTGCCATGGTGGCTACCTCGTCAAGTGGCGCCTGGTACTACAAGGACGTCCCTGACCTTCACTGGGACATCGGCGTCATGCCTGGGGGTCCCGCCGGCCGCTTCACCCGGTGCCCGCAAGACGGCGTCGCTGTTGGCTCCCAGACCAAGCATCCGACGGAGGCGTTCGAGGTTGCCATGTTCATGGCCGGACCGGAAGGTCAGAGGATCATGGACAACCAGTTGGGCCTCGGGTTGCCCACGCTCAAGTCAGTGGCCGAAGACGATAGCTTCATCCATCCGCAGGTCGCCGGTCTCGAGCACCTCGACCAGACCCTGGTAGTGGACATCTGTCGGGGCAAGTACTACAGGCATCAGGATGTGACTATCAAGTGGCCCGAGATGACTAGCCTGCTGTCGGCTGAGCAGGACGCGCTCCTGAGTGGCCACATAACCGCGGAGGAGTACTGCACCAAGATGGATCCGCTCCTCACTGAGCTGCTCCAGTCCATCCCCGAGGAGTGGCGCAGTTGGGTGGGCGACTAGGCAGATCTGCCGGCAGCATCGAAGGCATCCGGACGCCGGGGGCACGTGCGCCGGCAGTGCCTTCGGCTCCACCTGATCGCGTGACTGCATGGGGCGGACGTCGTGTTCGCCTCGCGGGGAGTGCCGCGCCGCTTCACCCGCGACTTCGGAGAAGCATACTGGCGCGGTCCTGGTCCTGGGACGGCGGCCAAGCCGCGAGCGGCACCGAGGTGTGGCCGCAGCCCCAGACGCAGCAACCGTGTAACAAGGAGACTCTTATGTCCGCAGACAGGCTCACCCGACGCAATCTACTTCAGTTGTGTGCCCTCACTACCGGGGCTGCCGTGGCTACAGCATGCGGTGGCGCTCCCGGCCCCGCTCCCACGGCGACCGAGGCGCCCGTGCAGGCGCCAGAGACCACCTCCGCACCGGAGCCCACTACGGCGCCAGCTGTGGCCTCCAGGTATGCGGAGGCGCCTAGTCTGGCAGCACAGGTGGCGTCCGGAGCCCTTCCGCCGGTCGAGGAGCGGCTGCCTCTCGAACCGCTAGTCGTCGAGCCCTACGCTGAGGTCGGGCAGTACTCGGAAGACCTGCACCGGGTGCTGACCGGCCCCAGCGACCTTGCGGGCCATCGCGTCATACTGCAAGAGGGATTCGTCCGCTGGGACCGATGGGACTCCCAACGCGGTGAGCTCAAGGTCATCCCGAACATCGCCAAGGGCTGGGACGTGAGTGAGGATGGCCGAAGCTACACCTTCTACCTGCGCCAGGGCATGAGGTGGTCCGACGGCGAGCCCTTCACCGCCGATGACATCATGTTCTGGTACGAGGCCATCGCGCTGAACAAGGAACTGTCACCGGCGTTCCCATCCTGGCTGGTTGTGGGCGACGAGCCGCCGGTTATCTCCAAGGTCGACGACTACGCCGTGAAGTTCACCTTCCCGGTGCCGTTCGGCCTCTTGCTTCAGTTCATGGCCTTCGAGGGGGGGCCGACCGTCATTGCGCCCAAGCACTACCTGTCTCAGTTCCACCCCGACTACGCCGACGCGGACGAACTGGCAACTAAGATCGAGGAGGCCGGTTTCGAGCACTGGTACGAGCTGTTCGCGGACCGGAACAGCACAATGAACAACCCGGAGTGCCCGGTCGTGTGGGCCTGGAAGGTGGAGCAGCCGTTCCCCGCCCAGCGTATGATCAGCGTCCGCAATCCCTACTACTGGAAGGTGGATCCTGAGGGCAAGCAGCTGCCCTACTTCGAGCGGGTGGTGGTTGACCTGGCCGAGAACAACGAAGTAGTCATGATGAAGACCATTGCCGGCGAAGTGGACATGCAGTACCGGCACATGGGCTTCGCCAACTACTCGCTGCTCAAGGAGAATGAAGAGAAGGGCGGCTATGAAGTGCGGCACTGGATTGGGGGCCCCTTCCCCTGCGTGTACGTCAACCAGAGCTGGACTGGTGACCCAGTGGTGCAGGACCTGCTGCGCAACAGGGACTTCCGTCATGCCCTCTCCTACGGCATCAATCGAGAGGAGATGAACGATCTGTTCTGGTTCGGCCTGGCGACACCGGGCAACCCCGTGGGCAGCACTCGGGATCCGTTCTACAAGGAGGGCTACGGCACTACCGCCATCGAGTACGACCCGGACCGGGCCAATGAGCTGCTGGACAGCATCGGGCTGGATCAGCGCGATGGCGAGGGGTTCCGACTCCGCTCCGACGGGCAACGGCTGCGGCTTCTGCTGGAGTGCTATCCTCATGAGATGGGTGTCCCCGGGATTGACATCTTCGGCCAGGTCGCTGGGTACTGGCAGCAGCTGGGGATAGACGCCCAAGCCCGAGAGCTCGGGCGTGACCTCTGGGGCGAGCGCGCTGACGGCAACGAGTGCATGATGCCTTGTTACGACATCGCCAAGATACTGTGGATCCTCGATCCTGGATGGTTCGTGCCCTACGGCTGGTGCTACTGGGCGCCGGCGTTCGCCCTGTGGGCTCTCAACCCAGAGGCGGGGATGGAGCCACCGGAGGAGATCAAGGAGATCATTGATTGGTACAACCAGCTCAAGCAGGAGCCTGACGAGACCAAGAGGCTAGAGCTGGGCCGGATGATTCTAGACCGTCACAACGAGAACATCTACGTCATTGGCACGTGTTCGATTGACATCCAGCCAATGATCGTCAAGAACGGCATCGTGAACGTCCCCACGGAGGCCCCGGCCGAGTACCGGACCTATCATGAGGGCATCGCCTGGCCATTCCAGCTCTGGCGCCGGAAGTAACGACATGTGCTGAGGGAGGGTCGTGCATGAGCGCTCACGGCCCTCCCTCGGCACCGTCGGCGCTGGCTGCGACACCAGTAGCTCGCTAGGTACAGTGATTGCCCGCGGCATGAGCTGGACCGGCGACTGGTATCTGTTCGCATAGGCGATTGGTCCCCGAGGGAGCTGTCCGCGGAGGTCGAGGCCCAGCGACCGCTGACCAGCACCGGTGGCCAGCCTCATGTGGACGGGGACTGTATGCACACATGCGCACTCCGACGGCTTCCCTTGAGCCTGCTGGAGGGGACTCAGCAACTACATCAGGAGGTATGCCTTGGCCCAGAAGATGAAAGCCGCCTGGCTTAGGGGTCTTCGGCGGTTTGAGATAGTCGAGGTGGACGTGCCGGCGATAGAGCCACACCAGGTGCTGGTCAGGATCGACAAGGTCGGTATCTGCGGGTCGGACCGCGGGATGTGGAGTGGGCACCACTTCTTCAACGACCTCTACCGCTGGGAGGATTTCTCTCCTGGCGAACACGGACACGAGGCAAGCGGGACA encodes the following:
- a CDS encoding sugar ABC transporter permease, with the protein product MSVDATSFARPSRHRYSPAARREAVQGVLCVLPWVLGFLAFTAGPMLASVWLSLTDYELLRPIAYIGLENFGRASRDPLFSKSLWNTAYYTAVYVPLHLLTALLAALLLNVRTPGIGVYRVIFYVPSIMPAVANAFLWMWIFSPNYGLANAVLHTLGLPQQKWLFDEALAKPCFVIMALWGLGSTMIVFLAGLQGVDPVLYEASSIDGATRWTRLRSITLPMLTPVVFFNLIVGIIGSFQVFTTAYITTEGGPNNATLFYVLYIYRQGWDFGKMGYASALAWVLFLLVLVLTIVQFWTAGRWVYYEDEGKA
- a CDS encoding extracellular solute-binding protein, which gives rise to MAVQGVTRRRFLKTGAMLVGASVLGACSAIPTQQPIDQGPAVAATAAPEREKASEGPLFLIYASQYSGPPLNAGDIELVNLFEEANPDIRIKLAVWPGQDFHDKLRLLATAGDLPDAFNIETKQYLDMVYRDMILDITELFSANSGLTEDDYWAGEWEKQWFRGKMYLLSLDTQPAVIFYNKDLFDAKGIPYPPRDWTDTEWTYEKMIETAGALTEGEGPSRVWGLAWTRFWPYIYPIAWSLGGSIVSDDRAKSTLTMPETIAAHQMRADLELKYRITPTPDQASEGTDLMFNTNRIAMVATSSSGAWYYKDVPDLHWDIGVMPGGPAGRFTRCPQDGVAVGSQTKHPTEAFEVAMFMAGPEGQRIMDNQLGLGLPTLKSVAEDDSFIHPQVAGLEHLDQTLVVDICRGKYYRHQDVTIKWPEMTSLLSAEQDALLSGHITAEEYCTKMDPLLTELLQSIPEEWRSWVGD
- a CDS encoding carbohydrate ABC transporter permease; protein product: MLIPFFWLLSTSLKVRGTEYVFPPVWIPRPAVWSNYYTAIFRSGLPFTRFLLNTVIITVANMVAVLFAASLAGFGFARMRFPGREKLFMLVLSTLMLPEVVTMIPSYLLFRSLGWIDTFLPLIVPTILGGGAFNVFLFRQFFRSIPHELDEAARIDGAGVLHTYLKVIMPLSKPVVTTAMIFTFLGNWNSFMAPLIYLNSIEKMTLAVGLRAFQGLRGTEWNLMMAAAAVMMVPVFVVFFAAQRYFIQGIVTTGFGGR
- a CDS encoding twin-arginine translocation signal domain-containing protein, whose amino-acid sequence is MSADRLTRRNLLQLCALTTGAAVATACGGAPGPAPTATEAPVQAPETTSAPEPTTAPAVASRYAEAPSLAAQVASGALPPVEERLPLEPLVVEPYAEVGQYSEDLHRVLTGPSDLAGHRVILQEGFVRWDRWDSQRGELKVIPNIAKGWDVSEDGRSYTFYLRQGMRWSDGEPFTADDIMFWYEAIALNKELSPAFPSWLVVGDEPPVISKVDDYAVKFTFPVPFGLLLQFMAFEGGPTVIAPKHYLSQFHPDYADADELATKIEEAGFEHWYELFADRNSTMNNPECPVVWAWKVEQPFPAQRMISVRNPYYWKVDPEGKQLPYFERVVVDLAENNEVVMMKTIAGEVDMQYRHMGFANYSLLKENEEKGGYEVRHWIGGPFPCVYVNQSWTGDPVVQDLLRNRDFRHALSYGINREEMNDLFWFGLATPGNPVGSTRDPFYKEGYGTTAIEYDPDRANELLDSIGLDQRDGEGFRLRSDGQRLRLLLECYPHEMGVPGIDIFGQVAGYWQQLGIDAQARELGRDLWGERADGNECMMPCYDIAKILWILDPGWFVPYGWCYWAPAFALWALNPEAGMEPPEEIKEIIDWYNQLKQEPDETKRLELGRMILDRHNENIYVIGTCSIDIQPMIVKNGIVNVPTEAPAEYRTYHEGIAWPFQLWRRK